A single genomic interval of Aedes aegypti strain LVP_AGWG chromosome 1, AaegL5.0 Primary Assembly, whole genome shotgun sequence harbors:
- the LOC5577659 gene encoding melanization protease 1 isoform X1, with translation MIGLSLLIGSVWTIIILLTGIQSQNVPCTTPAPSPKLAKYITRAACALPGVERSICCEPQEVSPCSTAEQNLLSQDCGKTVFDRVAHGNVTLVFTYPWMAVVRYNEGGRIFDGCGGSLINERYVLTAAHCIKPRSSRKLHSVILGEHTKGQEVDCEVYYLGDTVDRDCADTVEEYSIESSEFHSDYNRPKYNNDIGLIRLDRNVIMKDHIQPICLPVTADLQKQIFDKYILTGWGTTENGTASDILLKAFLPRVDNRDCQQILTRKRLNIQLGSKQMCAGGKGLVDACKGDSGGPLGTFANHQGTRFVQYGIVTTGIGSCGQNSVPGVYSRVADYMDWILEKMQPNC, from the exons ATGATAGGATTATCATTATTAATCGGCTCCGTATGGACTATAATTATTTTGCTGACTGGGATACAAAGCC AAAATGTTCCTTGTACAACACCTGCCCCTAGTCCTAAACTTGCAAAATACATAACACGGGCAGCTTGCGCACTTCCCGGCGTCGAACGCAGCATCTGCTGCGAACCACAGGAAGTATCTCCATGTTCTACTGCCGAGCAAAACCTGTTATCTCAGGATTGCGGAAAGACCGTTTTTGATAGGGTAGCGCACGGAAACGTCACGCTCGTATTTACCTATCCTTGGATGGCCGTTGTGCGGTACAATGAAGGCGGCAGAATTTTCGATGGGTGCGGAGGGTCTTTGATAAACGAACGATATGTTTTAACGGCCGCTCACTGCATCAAACCGAGGAGCAGTCGAAAGCT GCACAGCGTTATTTTAGGAGAACACACCAAAGGACAGGAAGTAGATTGCGAGGTATACTATCTTGGAGATACGGTGGACAGAGATTGTGCAGACACGGTTGAAGAATACTCTATTGAATCGTCCGAGTTTCATAGCGACTACAATCGACCCAAGTACAACAATGACATAGGACTGATTCGTTTAGATAGAAATGTAATCATGAAAG ATCACATTCAACCCATCTGCTTACCGGTCACGGCCGACCTCCAAAAGCAAATCTTCGATAAGTACATTCTAACTGGTTGGGGAACTACGGAAAATGGAACCGCATCAGATATACTGCTCAAAGCATTCTTACCCCGCGTAGATAACAGAGATTGTCAACAGATATTGACACGGAAGCGGTTGAATATTCAGCTTGGCAGTAAACAGATGTGTGCCGGAGGCAAAGGTTTGGTGGACGCGTGCAAAGGTGACTCCGGTGGACCCCTAGGGACATTTGCCAACCACCAAGGAACTAGGTTCGTGCAATACGGCATTGTCACCACCGGGATAGGTTCATGCGGGCAAAATAGCGTTCCTGGCGTGTACAGCCGAGTAGCTGATTACATGGACTGGATACTAGAGAAGATGCAGCCCAATTGTTAA
- the LOC5577659 gene encoding melanization protease 1 isoform X2, which translates to MAVVRYNEGGRIFDGCGGSLINERYVLTAAHCIKPRSSRKLHSVILGEHTKGQEVDCEVYYLGDTVDRDCADTVEEYSIESSEFHSDYNRPKYNNDIGLIRLDRNVIMKDHIQPICLPVTADLQKQIFDKYILTGWGTTENGTASDILLKAFLPRVDNRDCQQILTRKRLNIQLGSKQMCAGGKGLVDACKGDSGGPLGTFANHQGTRFVQYGIVTTGIGSCGQNSVPGVYSRVADYMDWILEKMQPNC; encoded by the exons ATGGCCGTTGTGCGGTACAATGAAGGCGGCAGAATTTTCGATGGGTGCGGAGGGTCTTTGATAAACGAACGATATGTTTTAACGGCCGCTCACTGCATCAAACCGAGGAGCAGTCGAAAGCT GCACAGCGTTATTTTAGGAGAACACACCAAAGGACAGGAAGTAGATTGCGAGGTATACTATCTTGGAGATACGGTGGACAGAGATTGTGCAGACACGGTTGAAGAATACTCTATTGAATCGTCCGAGTTTCATAGCGACTACAATCGACCCAAGTACAACAATGACATAGGACTGATTCGTTTAGATAGAAATGTAATCATGAAAG ATCACATTCAACCCATCTGCTTACCGGTCACGGCCGACCTCCAAAAGCAAATCTTCGATAAGTACATTCTAACTGGTTGGGGAACTACGGAAAATGGAACCGCATCAGATATACTGCTCAAAGCATTCTTACCCCGCGTAGATAACAGAGATTGTCAACAGATATTGACACGGAAGCGGTTGAATATTCAGCTTGGCAGTAAACAGATGTGTGCCGGAGGCAAAGGTTTGGTGGACGCGTGCAAAGGTGACTCCGGTGGACCCCTAGGGACATTTGCCAACCACCAAGGAACTAGGTTCGTGCAATACGGCATTGTCACCACCGGGATAGGTTCATGCGGGCAAAATAGCGTTCCTGGCGTGTACAGCCGAGTAGCTGATTACATGGACTGGATACTAGAGAAGATGCAGCCCAATTGTTAA
- the LOC5577658 gene encoding melanization protease 1, translated as MSYNKMFEQTTFTVWFALSLVLWLGIRADADGLASDKLKLLPRYCGLSISDRLVGGKYAQLFEYPWIALLQYDHDGEIEHGCSGTLINNRYVLTAAQCLANRTDFQLLNVRLGELDKSQYLDCSVYETGDEAEKDCADPADDYGVETIRIHPEYNHETFQNDIGLIRLNRDVVMHDNTNPICMPIATSVRSATTSKLVGIGWGTCGTQQSSNLLQKSLLTPVDSVECNRALSAGQIEMQVSAAQICATRFTGMDIGGPIGAVMPHSHAGPKFVQVGIASGAVGYCERENVPGVYVRVANYMDWILDTIHA; from the exons ATGTCCTACAATAAGATGTTCGAACAGACGACTTTCACGGTGTGGTTTGCTCTCAGTTTGGTGCTGTGGTTGGGGATCAGAGCCGATGCTGACG gACTGGCATCCGATAAATTGAAACTACTTCCCCGATATTGTGGACTCAGCATTTCCGACAGGCTTGTCGGAGGAAAGTATGCGCAGTTGTTTGAATATCCCTGGATCGCTCTGTTGCAGTATGATCACGATGGGGAAATAGAGCATGGTTGCAGTGGAACGTTGATTAACAATCGCTATGTATTGACCGCCGCGCAATGTCTGGCCAATAGAACCGATTTTCAATT GCTTAACGTGCGCTTGGGTGAACTGGACAAAAGTCAGTATTTAGACTGTTCTGTGTATGAAACGGGAGATGAGGCTGAAAAAGATTGTGCAGATCCAGCGGATGATTATGGCGTTGAAACGATTCGTATCCATCCGGAGTACAACCACGAAACATTTCAGAACGACATCGGACTGATTCGCCTAAATCGAGACGTCGTAATGCATG ATAACACAAATCCAATCTGCATGCCGATTGCAACTTCGGTACGGTCGGCGACAACTTCGAAACTCGTCGGTATCGGCTGGGGAACTTGCGGAACTCAACAGAGCTCAAATCTATTGCAGAAGTCGTTGCTGACTCCAGTTGATAGCGTGGAATGCAATCGTGCACTATCTGCcggacaaattgagatgcaaGTAAGCGCCGCTCAAATCTGTGCCACCAGATTCACCGGTATGGACATTGGAGGACCAATTGGAGCAGTGATGCCCCACTCCCACGCCGGACCGAAATTCGTCCAGGTGGGCATTGCTTCCGGAGCAGTGGGTTACTGTGAACGGGAAAATGTTCCCGGGGTTTACGTTCGGGTTGCAAACTATATGGATTGGATTCTGGATACTATTCATGCGTAG